A region from the Myxococcota bacterium genome encodes:
- a CDS encoding YbaB/EbfC family nucleoid-associated protein has protein sequence MSEGKLDLAAMMAKAQELTERMRRAQEELRHRTVSATVGGGLVEVSANGALELVGVRIDPLAVDPRDVAMLQDLVRAAANQALARAKELAQQTLQEATGLPLPFGPGTGT, from the coding sequence GTGAGCGAGGGCAAGCTCGATCTCGCCGCCATGATGGCCAAGGCGCAGGAGCTGACGGAGCGCATGCGCCGCGCGCAGGAGGAGCTGCGACACCGAACGGTGTCGGCCACCGTGGGCGGCGGGCTGGTCGAGGTCAGCGCGAACGGCGCGCTCGAGCTGGTGGGCGTGCGCATCGACCCGCTCGCGGTCGACCCGCGCGACGTCGCCATGCTGCAGGACCTGGTGCGCGCCGCCGCGAACCAGGCGCTCGCCCGCGCCAAGGAGCTGGCGCAGCAGACGCTGCAAGAGGCCACGGGCCTGCCGCTGCCGTTCGGGCCCGGGACCGGCACGTGA
- the recR gene encoding recombination mediator RecR: MSDSRPEPIERLVKALRRLPGIGEKTATRLAYFLLAAPEVVSGELGQAILRLRADVRLCEECFNLTARSPCEICRDESRNARLVCVVEEPADLASIESTGGFRGRYHVLGGTIAPLDGVGPESLRIDALVERIERGGIDEVILATNPNPEGEATALYVAERVAPYGVPVTRIGYGMPIGGDLEYVDPVTVRKSLENRRSFSS, translated from the coding sequence GTGAGTGACTCGCGCCCCGAGCCGATCGAGCGCCTGGTGAAGGCGCTGCGCCGCCTGCCGGGCATCGGCGAGAAGACCGCCACGCGCCTGGCGTACTTCCTGCTCGCCGCGCCCGAGGTGGTCTCCGGCGAGCTCGGCCAGGCGATCCTGCGCCTGCGCGCCGACGTGCGGCTGTGCGAGGAGTGCTTCAACCTGACCGCGCGCTCGCCCTGCGAGATCTGCCGCGACGAGTCGCGCAACGCGCGACTGGTGTGCGTGGTCGAGGAGCCGGCGGACCTGGCCTCGATCGAGAGCACCGGCGGCTTCCGGGGCCGCTACCACGTGCTGGGCGGCACGATCGCGCCGCTCGACGGCGTGGGCCCCGAGTCGCTGCGCATCGACGCCCTGGTCGAGCGCATCGAGCGCGGCGGCATCGACGAGGTGATCCTCGCGACCAACCCCAATCCGGAAGGCGAGGCCACCGCCCTCTACGTGGCCGAGCGCGTCGCGCCCTACGGCGTTCCGGTGACTCGCATCGGCTACGGCATGCCGATCGGGGGCGACCTGGAGTACGTGGATCCGGTGACCGTTCGGAAGTCCCTGGAGAACAGACGGTCGTTCTCGTCCTAG
- a CDS encoding roadblock/LC7 domain-containing protein yields the protein MSLTPQLVLFEDDHRKLLAVSDRLVADANAKAVFLVDRNGQLVTEAGELKGIDTTSLASLVAGNVAATQGLAKVIGEPDFPTHFHQGERDNVHITLVAQRIILVVVFDERSSLGLVRLRVKKAGQRLSELFDEIFKRAEAEMDGEGPASPFSEISDEDIDNLFSD from the coding sequence ATGTCGCTGACGCCTCAGCTAGTGCTCTTCGAGGATGACCACCGGAAGCTCCTCGCGGTATCGGACCGCCTGGTGGCGGACGCGAACGCCAAGGCCGTCTTTCTCGTCGACCGCAACGGCCAGCTCGTGACCGAGGCCGGCGAGCTCAAGGGCATCGACACCACGTCGCTGGCGTCGCTGGTGGCGGGCAACGTCGCCGCCACGCAGGGCCTGGCGAAGGTGATCGGCGAGCCCGACTTCCCGACTCACTTCCACCAGGGCGAGCGCGACAACGTGCACATCACGCTGGTGGCGCAGCGCATCATCCTGGTCGTGGTGTTCGACGAGCGCAGCTCGCTCGGTCTGGTGCGGCTGCGCGTGAAGAAGGCCGGCCAGAGACTCTCCGAGCTCTTCGACGAGATCTTCAAGCGCGCCGAGGCGGAGATGGACGGGGAAGGTCCCGCGTCGCCCTTCTCGGAAATCAGCGACGAAGACATCGACAACCTGTTCTCGGACTGA
- a CDS encoding GTPase domain-containing protein yields the protein MAFINYSAREINCKLVYYGPGLCGKTTNLKYIYEKTAADAKGKMISLATETERTLFFDFLPLALGEIRGFKTRFHLYTVPGQVFYDASRKLILKGVDGVVFVADSQEERFEANVESLENLKANLREQGYDYDKIPIVIQYNKRDLPNAVSVESLRESLNPTGKLPDFEAAAQSGKGVFETLKALARLVLTELKKGSR from the coding sequence ATGGCGTTCATCAACTACAGTGCGCGTGAGATCAACTGCAAGCTGGTCTATTACGGACCGGGCCTGTGCGGCAAGACCACGAACCTGAAGTACATCTACGAGAAGACCGCCGCCGACGCGAAGGGCAAGATGATCTCGCTCGCGACGGAGACCGAGCGCACGCTGTTCTTCGACTTTCTGCCGCTCGCGCTGGGCGAGATCCGCGGCTTCAAGACCCGCTTCCACCTGTACACCGTTCCGGGTCAGGTGTTCTACGACGCCAGCCGCAAGCTGATCCTGAAGGGCGTCGACGGCGTGGTGTTCGTGGCCGACTCGCAGGAAGAGCGCTTCGAGGCCAACGTCGAGTCACTCGAGAACCTGAAGGCCAACCTGCGCGAGCAGGGCTACGACTACGACAAGATCCCGATCGTGATCCAGTACAACAAGCGCGACCTGCCGAACGCGGTGTCGGTCGAGAGCCTGCGCGAGTCACTGAACCCGACGGGCAAGCTGCCCGACTTCGAGGCCGCGGCGCAGTCCGGCAAGGGCGTGTTCGAGACGCTGAAGGCCCTGGCGCGTCTGGTGCTGACGGAGCTGAAGAAGGGCTCGCGCTAG